In bacterium, a single window of DNA contains:
- the uvrC gene encoding excinuclease ABC subunit UvrC has product MGDDAAGLELKLKNLAHEPGVYRLLGGGSRVLYVGKAKDLARRVRSYFQPSGAPSADHPPRIRSLLKRVVDFEVTITTNPVEALLLESSLIKLHKPPYNVNLKDDKRYPYVRVTTEEEFPRLVVTRDTRARGSLFFGPFSNAGDIRRTIRTIQRLFRLRVCRRELHVWLEQGGTAPMPNWRPCLHYNMDRCSAPCVGYASREDYASSVRTACEFLQGRRSDVAEILQSEMLEASQRREYERAAKLRDSLRALESVMTRQRVVSPRKEDLDVLALARRRGETVVELLKIREGFLLADEHFSLEHTRGSSDADVLSAFTVRYYTGADWVPRVVVLPEEPADREDLELLLTRLRSESSPMVVARALLRASPSEEPEQKPGHVRVRLTVPHRGARRELLELALKNAEKNLDEEMLAELSRHGQAEAALELAERLRLPVVPTLIEGLDISNLGAEQPVAGVVGFRGGRPAKNLYRRYKLKTPGPDDCAMLAEVAHRRYPKLAESDELPDLVLVDGGKGQLGAVVNQLKEDGLAGRFAVAGLAKKEELLFLPGRSTPVRLPPDSPALHLVQRVRDEAHRFGLRYHRQLRRSEGLQSILERIPGIGPKRRRALLDAFGSLKKIRAARPERIAEVKGMSPKLAAELLRYLKIHYY; this is encoded by the coding sequence ATGGGTGACGACGCGGCGGGACTCGAGCTCAAGCTGAAGAACCTGGCCCACGAGCCGGGCGTCTACCGCCTGCTGGGCGGCGGGAGCCGTGTGCTCTACGTGGGGAAGGCGAAGGATCTGGCGAGACGGGTCCGCTCCTACTTCCAGCCCTCCGGCGCGCCGTCGGCCGACCATCCCCCGCGCATCCGCTCCCTCCTCAAACGGGTGGTGGACTTCGAGGTCACCATCACCACCAATCCCGTCGAGGCGCTCCTGCTGGAGTCGTCCCTAATCAAGCTCCATAAGCCCCCCTATAACGTCAACCTCAAGGACGACAAGCGCTACCCCTACGTCCGCGTGACCACGGAGGAAGAGTTTCCCCGGCTCGTGGTCACCCGCGACACCCGGGCCAGGGGGAGCCTCTTCTTCGGTCCCTTCTCCAACGCCGGGGACATCCGGCGGACCATCCGGACGATTCAGCGGCTCTTCCGGCTGCGCGTCTGCCGCCGCGAGCTCCACGTCTGGTTGGAGCAGGGCGGCACGGCGCCCATGCCCAACTGGCGGCCCTGCCTCCACTACAATATGGACCGCTGCAGCGCACCCTGCGTCGGTTACGCGAGCCGGGAGGATTACGCGAGCTCCGTGCGGACGGCCTGTGAATTCCTCCAGGGCCGCCGGAGCGACGTGGCCGAAATCCTGCAATCCGAGATGCTCGAGGCGAGCCAAAGGCGGGAGTACGAGCGGGCGGCGAAGCTGCGCGATTCCCTGCGGGCTCTGGAATCCGTGATGACCAGGCAGCGCGTGGTCAGCCCTCGGAAGGAAGACCTGGACGTGCTGGCCCTGGCCCGCCGCCGCGGGGAGACGGTGGTGGAGCTTTTAAAAATCCGGGAGGGCTTTCTGCTGGCCGATGAGCACTTCTCCCTGGAGCACACCCGTGGCTCCAGCGACGCCGACGTGCTCTCCGCCTTCACCGTCCGGTACTACACCGGCGCCGACTGGGTGCCCCGGGTCGTGGTGCTGCCCGAAGAGCCCGCCGACCGGGAAGACCTGGAACTTCTGCTGACCCGGCTCCGTTCGGAGAGCTCCCCGATGGTGGTGGCCCGGGCTTTACTGCGCGCCTCGCCGTCCGAGGAGCCGGAGCAGAAACCCGGGCACGTCCGAGTCCGCCTCACCGTGCCCCACCGCGGGGCCCGGCGGGAGCTCCTGGAGCTGGCGCTTAAAAACGCGGAGAAGAACCTCGATGAGGAAATGCTGGCCGAGCTCAGTCGGCACGGTCAGGCCGAGGCGGCCCTGGAGCTGGCCGAAAGGCTGAGGCTGCCCGTGGTCCCTACCCTCATCGAGGGTCTCGACATTTCCAACCTCGGGGCGGAGCAGCCGGTGGCCGGGGTGGTCGGTTTTCGGGGTGGGCGTCCCGCGAAGAACCTCTACCGCCGCTATAAGCTGAAGACCCCCGGTCCCGACGACTGCGCCATGCTGGCCGAGGTCGCCCACCGGCGCTACCCCAAGCTGGCCGAAAGCGACGAGCTGCCGGACCTGGTCCTGGTGGACGGGGGGAAGGGCCAGCTCGGCGCGGTTGTTAACCAGTTGAAGGAAGACGGCCTGGCGGGCCGTTTCGCAGTGGCCGGGCTGGCGAAGAAGGAGGAGCTCTTGTTCCTCCCCGGGCGCTCGACGCCGGTCCGCCTGCCACCGGACTCGCCGGCGCTGCACCTGGTCCAGCGGGTCAGGGACGAGGCCCACCGTTTCGGTCTGCGCTACCACCGGCAACTGCGCCGTTCCGAGGGGCTGCAGTCAATCCTGGAGCGCATCCCCGGCATCGGGCCGAAGAGGCGGAGGGCGCTCTTGGACGCCTTCGGCTCGCTGAAGAAGATTAGGGCGGCGAGGCCGGAGCGGATCGCCGAGGTGAAGGGGATGAGCCCGAAGCTGGCCGCCGAGCTTTTGCGGTACCTGAAGATCCACTACTACTAG